The Penaeus vannamei isolate JL-2024 chromosome 2, ASM4276789v1, whole genome shotgun sequence region tgtgtgtatgtgtatgtgtttgtgtgtgtgtgtgtgtgtgtgtgtgtgtgtgtgtgtgtgtgtgtgtgtgtgtgtgtgtgtacatacacatatatatgtgtatgtatgtatgtaaatatatatatatgtatatatatatatatatatatatatatatatatatattatatatatatatacttacgtgtgtgtttgcttgtgcgtgaatatatatatatatatatatatatatatatatatatatatatatatatatagagagagagagagagagagagagagagagagagagagagagagagagagagagacagagagagagagagagagagagagagagagagaatgtatgtatgtaaatacagatataaatatatatgaacatatatttctttatatatacacataaattcatacatgtatagtatataaacacacttatacacatgcacatacatgcatatatgtatttatatgtataaatgtatgtactcatatatatttgtgtctgtatatatatatttttgtgtacagATTAACAGATAGGTGGAGGCAGAAAAttctatatattcttatttagaatacatttacatacatacatacacacatacacacagtcacaaacacacacacatgtatttatcacacacacacactccactggCCACCCATCACGTGTCGGGGAATCCCAGCCAATCCCCTTCCGATCGCTTCCACGCGTGATCTCCATTAATGAAAAAAGTTCCCCACTCCGCTGCCACTTCGCGAACGCCTTGGATTAATCTTCCCACTTCTTCCATTGAACCGGAGTTGGCTGACCTTACTTCGGACTCCTATTCGGATCcgttaataaggataaaaaacataggtagagcaggaggaggggggagagatctTCAAAGAGACGCAGAtagttattgtgtttttttttggtctgttttgGTCTGTTCTTAAGAATTTGTGCGTTCGTTGTGCACGCGGCGTCGTTGTGTTTAAAAGTAAGTGCAGCGGAGATTGTGTCTTCAGTAGAGATTTAGAAAATTGTTATTTATGATGACAAGAAAATCGTAGGTTTCTTATTGGAAGGCTCTGCTGCGAAAATTTACTGAcggaatatataaacaaatatcaagataagtttttcttcttctcttttattttccactttataatattatctcttattttctatgAGAAGGAATTTTAGGGAATTCGTTGCCTTCCGCGTAAAGCCTCTCCATTTCATCCGATCACAAGCGGAGCCGCTGACGTCTGAGTCCGCGTCTGACCCCAAAAAAATATTCGTCTTCTGGACTCATTTCGCTGACCCTTGTCGCTGCAGCCTGACCTCGCCTCCACCGCCGGCTCCGCTATATAAGCCGCGGCTGCCCTGGCCTCGGCACTCCGCTCCCTCACTCCCGCCGCCATGAAGACCGTAAGGCGCCCCTCTCAGCCACAGCCTCTGCAGCATCTGTGCTTCGAACTGACATGAGTGACACGTGACACTTTGTCCCGCGACCtaagcctctctctcccccgccaggccgtcctcctcgccctcgtcgccGTGGCCCTCGCCGACAAGCTGCCCGGCGCCGCCCCTCCCGTCATCGCCATCTTGAGGAGCAGCCAAGTCAACCCCGACGCGCTCGGCGCCCACAGCTCCGACTTCGAGGCCGAGAACGGCATCGTGTTCCAGTTCTCGGGCTCTGAGGGCGTCAACGGCGGAGCCAACATGGTCGGATCCTTCAGGTAACGACGCTGACACTTttgcctgctctctttctctctctttttgtctgtctctctctctctctctctcattctctctcggtctctctctctctctctctctctctctctctctctcaaccgccGAAGCTCtaacctcgccctccccccccccccagctaccCCCAGGAGGACGGCTCTCTGGCCGAAGTCAAGTTCGTGgccgacgagaacggcttccagcccgagtcgtccctcctgcccgtggcccccgccttcccccaccccatcccccagttcgtcctcgaccagatcgagtTCGCCCGCCTCGAGGACGAGCGCAAGGCGCGTGAAGGAAAAAACTAACAATGCCTTTGTGATAATTATGCCTTGCGTCTAACTCTGTTCCAgtcttatatatccatatttataacaGCAAAATGCAaactgtaaatataaatacacattgtaTTAGATATGTGTCTCTTATTGGCATATCAAGGTTTCTTCATAAACGTAAGCACTGTATATAATCCTGCACCATATATGATTAAAATCAGTAAAGGATGCAAATGGTGTCAAATCAACCTCACCATCTATATGATAAGTGAGACATTTCAATCGATCTGATCTCATGCAGTAAAACGAAGCCATGAGATAAGAATTTACCCaaaggagcccccccccccccacctccttttcagCATCAAACCTGCGCGATGTAACAATAACAAACTTATCTTTATTCATTACCTTTCTGGCCATTTACCATCATGCAACCATGTGCAGTGTATCTATTGAAATACAAGTttgactatacacacacacgtatacatatgcaacACCTACACAGGCGCGTAGATCTCATGAAacccattcatttattttttttttagcatacaATTTTGCTCTGGAAAAGCGTTGGCATGACAACGAATAGGCTTTGCATCGAACTTCCAGGAATTTTGCGGTTATCAAGGTATAATTCTCTCTATGGAGTGAATTCCATTCATTGCACTCCTGAATACTGGCACAGTATTTCACAATCTGAATTTTTAATGCGCTATCATTAGGCTTCTTTTTACCTTCCatttggagacagagagagagagggaaatataaagatgaatattgGAAAAAATAGTGACAAATTATATCATATACCAAGGGAAGAAATTGTGtgaatatacttattcattttatGT contains the following coding sequences:
- the LOC113819932 gene encoding cuticle protein AMP4, with the protein product MKTAVLLALVAVALADKLPGAAPPVIAILRSSQVNPDALGAHSSDFEAENGIVFQFSGSEGVNGGANMVGSFSYPQEDGSLAEVKFVADENGFQPESSLLPVAPAFPHPIPQFVLDQIEFARLEDERKAREGKN